The proteins below are encoded in one region of Brachyspira hampsonii:
- a CDS encoding ribosomal-processing cysteine protease Prp: protein MASSVNVVYNIESIIQSITVEGHAGIKKSGEGYEVCIALSTLTQAMYKALLSIVGNKFLKYKINNGFLSLELVNFDKLENNKKIEYKIVSNGYLIGIKSLIKEYPDFIKYKEEYKNGT, encoded by the coding sequence ATGGCTTCATCTGTTAATGTAGTATACAATATAGAATCTATTATACAAAGCATAACAGTTGAAGGGCATGCCGGTATTAAAAAATCTGGTGAAGGTTATGAAGTTTGTATAGCTTTGAGTACATTAACACAGGCTATGTATAAGGCTTTATTATCTATAGTGGGAAATAAGTTTTTAAAGTACAAAATAAATAATGGATTTTTGAGTTTAGAACTTGTTAATTTTGATAAACTTGAGAATAATAAAAAAATAGAGTATAAAATAGTTAGTAATGGATATTTGATAGGTATAAAATCTTTAATTAAAGAGTATCCTGATTTTATAAAATATAAAGAGGAGTATAAAAATGGCACATAA
- the rpmA gene encoding 50S ribosomal protein L27 has protein sequence MAHKKGGGSSKNGRDSQSKRLGVKVYGGQKVISGNIIVRQRGTQFHAGRNVDIGRDHTIFATASGYVKFHTNKFGKKTISVVAE, from the coding sequence ATGGCACATAAAAAAGGCGGCGGAAGTTCTAAAAACGGACGCGATAGTCAATCTAAACGTTTAGGTGTTAAAGTTTACGGCGGTCAGAAAGTTATATCAGGCAATATTATAGTTAGACAACGCGGTACTCAATTCCATGCTGGAAGAAATGTTGATATAGGTCGCGATCACACTATATTTGCTACTGCTTCTGGTTATGTTAAGTTCCATACTAATAAATTCGGAAAGAAAACTATTTCAGTTGTAGCTGAATAA
- the miaB gene encoding tRNA (N6-isopentenyl adenosine(37)-C2)-methylthiotransferase MiaB gives MKNFYLENYGCQMNKADSNSLINSLMQEGFIQTENYENADNIIINTCSVRAHAEERVFSRVKLFNANRKKNKKDTKIIIMGCMAQTSKDHLENLGADKIFDVYNEVNIVDYLKDEEVFVKKFNDNYIFNKSYVDEDKPHKAFIPISHGCNNWCTYCIVPHTRGNMVSRKSGEIAEELKRLIDEGAKEITLLGQNVNSYGLDIDNEINFTDLLYKLDKVIDEKAKDKVWIRFLTSHPKDFDKDLADAIWNLNSLCKHIHLPFQSGSDRILNLMNRKYTKEEYIKKVSYLRDYAEDFPVSTDVIVGYADETEDEYNETLELLESIGFEEAYLYKYSEREGTIAHRKKIQYDKAAGARRLTNLVNYQRELAQKLLANQVGKKTSVMIDDIAKDNMHYLCRSKENRIILVKKDKELNMGDIFNAEVTEIKSHTLIGKFI, from the coding sequence ATGAAGAATTTTTACCTAGAAAATTACGGATGCCAGATGAATAAGGCGGATTCAAATAGTTTAATAAATTCACTTATGCAGGAAGGATTTATACAGACAGAAAATTATGAAAATGCTGATAATATCATAATAAATACATGCAGTGTTAGAGCACATGCTGAAGAGAGAGTATTTTCAAGAGTAAAACTCTTTAATGCAAATAGGAAAAAGAATAAAAAAGACACAAAAATAATCATTATGGGCTGTATGGCTCAGACTTCAAAAGATCATCTTGAAAATCTTGGAGCTGATAAGATATTTGATGTATACAATGAAGTTAATATTGTAGACTATTTGAAAGATGAAGAGGTTTTTGTTAAGAAGTTTAATGATAATTATATATTTAATAAATCCTATGTAGATGAAGATAAGCCTCATAAAGCATTTATACCTATATCGCATGGCTGTAATAATTGGTGTACTTACTGTATAGTGCCTCATACACGCGGTAATATGGTAAGCAGAAAGTCAGGCGAAATAGCAGAAGAATTAAAAAGATTAATAGATGAAGGGGCTAAAGAGATTACTCTTTTAGGTCAGAATGTTAATTCTTATGGGCTTGATATTGACAATGAGATTAATTTTACAGATTTATTATACAAATTAGACAAAGTTATTGATGAAAAGGCTAAAGACAAGGTTTGGATAAGGTTTTTAACTTCTCACCCAAAAGATTTTGATAAAGATTTAGCCGATGCTATATGGAATCTAAATAGTTTATGCAAACATATACATCTTCCTTTTCAAAGCGGTTCAGACAGAATATTAAATCTTATGAACAGAAAATATACAAAAGAAGAATATATAAAAAAAGTATCATATTTAAGAGATTATGCTGAAGATTTTCCTGTATCTACTGATGTAATAGTAGGTTATGCTGATGAAACAGAAGATGAGTATAATGAAACATTAGAATTACTTGAAAGTATTGGTTTTGAAGAAGCATATCTTTATAAATATTCAGAGCGGGAAGGTACTATAGCGCATAGAAAAAAAATACAGTATGATAAAGCAGCAGGTGCCAGAAGGCTTACTAATCTCGTAAATTATCAAAGAGAATTAGCTCAGAAACTATTAGCTAATCAGGTTGGTAAAAAAACATCTGTGATGATAGATGATATAGCCAAAGATAATATGCATTATTTATGCAGAAGCAAAGAAAATAGGATAATACTTGTAAAAAAAGATAAAGAACTTAATATGGGCGATATTTTTAATGCTGAAGTTACAGAGATAAAAAGCCATACATTGATAGGGAAGTTTATTTAA
- a CDS encoding tetratricopeptide repeat protein, with the protein MNKKILEKIKELHNQDKHQKIIEIIYSIEEDKRDYEIILLFARALNNVQNYDEALDNLMYIREEGLFDPVWYYRTGYAYYHKNEKNTAKQYFSKAIELFENYNKKNIENFEDISKNIKNLYSLCFEDEDNGLSFAQRVKSFWKWFEDNEAEIDNIIKNKNKDIVHFLSNAAKIISDNLAFNIGRNYNFTFNIDGKNYLFYLTPRIISDMPEKLKEKWTFMPFIPSSNGVNFTIEIHNKRIETQDVFVKIEFDDENDKFDLVFYNKDLNDFDKEEAYNIFFLIMENSIGEGLSRVYIRYADISNRKLNNMIPLVELEKYIKKTLSFHRKKIITNPINQYLAYTSEPRQSNALRYDIIAGTTSYYETVNDYYNENTDDIIEISKCGARAIFLYYTYNYINDDESRKEILNERYEIQERLEKEVLASGDKEADIGIVLGGAMGVYNIYIDLIVYDENEFIRRAKILLAEYERNFYISKLRKNSDIKNIFDL; encoded by the coding sequence ATGAATAAAAAAATTTTAGAAAAAATTAAAGAACTGCATAATCAGGACAAGCACCAGAAAATCATAGAAATTATTTATTCTATAGAAGAAGATAAAAGAGATTATGAAATAATTCTGCTGTTTGCCAGAGCTTTAAACAATGTGCAGAATTATGATGAAGCATTGGATAATCTTATGTATATAAGAGAGGAAGGATTATTTGATCCTGTATGGTATTACAGAACAGGATATGCTTATTATCATAAAAATGAGAAAAATACTGCTAAGCAATATTTCAGCAAGGCTATAGAATTATTTGAAAATTATAACAAAAAAAATATAGAAAATTTTGAAGATATATCAAAGAACATAAAAAATTTATATTCTTTATGCTTTGAAGATGAGGATAATGGATTAAGTTTTGCTCAAAGGGTAAAATCATTTTGGAAATGGTTTGAAGATAATGAAGCAGAAATTGATAATATAATCAAAAATAAAAACAAAGATATAGTTCATTTTCTATCCAATGCTGCAAAGATAATATCTGATAATTTAGCTTTTAATATAGGCAGGAATTATAATTTTACTTTTAATATAGACGGCAAAAATTATCTGTTTTATCTAACTCCAAGAATAATATCTGATATGCCGGAAAAGTTAAAAGAAAAATGGACTTTTATGCCTTTTATACCTAGTTCTAATGGCGTAAACTTTACTATTGAAATACATAATAAAAGAATAGAAACTCAGGATGTTTTTGTTAAAATAGAATTCGATGATGAAAATGATAAATTTGATTTAGTGTTCTATAATAAAGATTTAAATGATTTTGATAAAGAAGAAGCATATAATATATTTTTCCTCATTATGGAAAATTCTATAGGAGAAGGTTTGTCAAGGGTATATATAAGATATGCCGATATAAGTAATAGAAAATTAAATAATATGATTCCTCTTGTAGAATTAGAAAAATACATAAAAAAAACATTATCCTTCCATAGAAAAAAAATTATCACTAATCCAATAAATCAATATTTAGCATACACTTCAGAACCTAGACAATCCAATGCATTAAGATATGATATAATAGCAGGAACTACATCATATTATGAAACAGTAAATGATTATTACAATGAAAATACAGATGATATAATAGAAATATCTAAATGCGGAGCTAGAGCAATATTTTTATATTATACATATAATTACATAAATGATGATGAATCAAGAAAAGAAATATTAAATGAGAGGTATGAAATACAGGAAAGATTGGAAAAAGAAGTTCTTGCAAGCGGAGATAAAGAAGCTGATATAGGAATTGTACTTGGCGGAGCTATGGGAGTATACAATATTTATATAGATCTGATTGTTTATGATGAAAATGAATTTATAAGGAGGGCTAAAATCCTGCTTGCTGAATATGAAAGAAATTTCTATATATCAAAATTAAGAAAAAACTCAGATATAAAAAACATATTTGATTTATAA
- a CDS encoding 4'-phosphopantetheinyl transferase family protein encodes MTYLEYNFSDNTNRAEARKTLENLIFSMSENHYNKNNLIIEREENKKPYFKNENSIYFNGTHTSQLFAAVMSDEYNVGIDAENIRDRDYFAIAEEYFYKSEVEYLKNTHKLEIDFFTIWTIKEAYIKMLGKTIFDIKNSIEVDLLEREVRNADNLFFASFILDDLYIISVCFDTKNDVYLNIQDFNLNMLFTYPTLPNININM; translated from the coding sequence ATGACTTATTTAGAGTATAATTTCAGTGATAATACTAATAGGGCAGAGGCAAGAAAAACATTAGAAAATTTGATTTTTTCTATGTCTGAGAATCATTATAATAAAAATAATTTAATCATAGAGAGAGAAGAAAATAAAAAACCTTATTTCAAAAATGAAAATAGTATATATTTTAATGGAACGCATACTTCGCAGTTATTTGCTGCTGTTATGAGCGATGAGTATAATGTCGGAATAGATGCCGAAAATATAAGGGATAGGGATTATTTTGCTATTGCAGAAGAATATTTTTATAAAAGTGAAGTTGAATATCTTAAAAATACTCATAAATTAGAAATAGATTTTTTTACTATATGGACAATTAAAGAAGCGTACATAAAAATGCTTGGAAAAACTATTTTTGATATAAAAAATTCTATAGAGGTTGATTTGCTTGAGAGAGAAGTGAGAAATGCTGATAATTTGTTTTTTGCTTCTTTTATACTTGATGACTTATATATAATAAGTGTATGTTTCGATACAAAAAATGATGTTTATTTGAATATTCAGGATTTTAATTTAAATATGCTATTTACTTATCCTACATTGCCGAATATTAATATAAATATGTAA
- the rplU gene encoding 50S ribosomal protein L21, with protein sequence MYAIVEVKGKQYKVEKGQDILVEYLGDDAKEAPEIKTLLLKKDDESVLVGTPYVDGVKVSSKIVEMMKGDKVVIGKHKRRKDYRRKTGHRHKYHKITIEDIAV encoded by the coding sequence ATGTATGCAATCGTAGAAGTAAAAGGTAAGCAATACAAGGTGGAAAAAGGTCAGGATATTTTAGTAGAATATCTAGGCGATGATGCTAAAGAAGCTCCTGAAATTAAAACTCTTCTTCTTAAAAAAGATGATGAAAGTGTTTTAGTAGGAACACCTTATGTTGACGGCGTTAAAGTAAGTTCTAAAATAGTAGAAATGATGAAAGGCGATAAAGTAGTTATTGGTAAACATAAAAGAAGAAAAGACTATAGAAGAAAAACAGGTCATAGACATAAATATCATAAAATAACTATTGAAGATATAGCTGTTTAA
- a CDS encoding FecR family protein — MLNRIFLSAILFAFSLCNILLSQDISFKVTGISGIAFIEKPDINKSLRAFRGSEVHSEYRLRTSADTQVDLTLSRRGDKIGSIVVPQNSIILVNKPISKEDNRVSLSLLEGYIKVNINKNAGALVEVHTATTTSVVRGTSFEVAFAEDGSTIVVLDEGLVDVVTDNDKEVLNPKKAYVNTIDDKSEIINQSSDSDPIVFLNRGEEASREDYMYTIENLMSAMEDIPYKNNNNNDNFSSLVNVEEGENKINDIEMKHYRMIAANEGYYNTIIKLINLYPDKKNEMVQYARKSLALYAANQRAISKMSSTIIRTREKFDRIKKKFNDRMMSTAAAK, encoded by the coding sequence ATGCTTAATAGAATATTTTTATCAGCAATATTGTTTGCTTTTTCATTATGCAATATTTTATTATCACAGGATATATCTTTTAAAGTTACAGGTATATCCGGCATAGCCTTCATAGAAAAACCAGATATAAATAAATCATTGAGAGCTTTCAGAGGAAGTGAAGTACATAGTGAATATAGATTAAGAACATCAGCTGATACTCAAGTTGATCTCACTTTAAGCAGAAGGGGAGACAAAATAGGTTCTATTGTAGTTCCTCAGAATAGTATAATTCTCGTTAATAAACCTATTTCAAAAGAAGATAATAGAGTTTCTTTGTCTTTATTAGAGGGCTATATTAAAGTTAATATAAATAAAAATGCGGGAGCCTTAGTTGAAGTACATACAGCAACTACTACTTCTGTGGTGAGGGGGACGAGTTTCGAGGTTGCTTTTGCAGAAGATGGTTCTACTATAGTTGTTCTTGATGAAGGTCTTGTTGATGTTGTTACTGACAATGATAAAGAAGTTCTCAATCCTAAGAAGGCGTATGTAAATACAATAGATGATAAATCTGAAATTATAAATCAAAGTTCTGACAGCGATCCTATAGTATTTTTGAATAGGGGAGAGGAGGCATCAAGAGAAGATTATATGTATACTATAGAAAACTTGATGTCTGCTATGGAAGATATACCTTATAAAAATAATAATAATAACGATAATTTTTCTTCATTAGTGAATGTAGAAGAAGGTGAAAATAAAATTAATGATATTGAAATGAAGCATTATAGAATGATAGCTGCAAATGAGGGATATTATAATACTATAATAAAATTAATAAATTTATATCCGGATAAAAAAAATGAGATGGTGCAATATGCTAGAAAATCATTAGCATTGTATGCAGCGAATCAAAGAGCCATTAGTAAAATGAGTTCTACTATAATAAGAACAAGAGAAAAATTTGATAGAATAAAAAAGAAATTTAATGACAGAATGATGAGTACTGCTGCGGCTAAATAA